In the genome of Leptospira inadai serovar Lyme str. 10, one region contains:
- a CDS encoding N-acetylneuraminate synthase family protein, which produces MDIVELEKGYPETEAKIKALAGECGNQTEIIRGAVVSDTIHFIGDTRKISEKEGYVKELPGVTRIWNVSLPYKNIARTAAGKNGEVVHRENRIVEVKGQDGLVRKFGTGKHIFLVGPDSPQTYDQTVTIAKQAVEIGKKFGILDRIIFRGGAFKPRTRPTDWRGMGWDGIKLLDRVKEETGLPYVTEVMDHTMAEEVSKHADMIQIGTRNAQDFELLEAVGRTGKPVILKRGFGNEAIEWFSAAEYIANQGNLNIILCERGVKTLFIKEGYCRNTPDLNVITHAKNQTILPVIFDPSHVAGDDKIVVSNLLASLPFNPDGSITETLHVEEFRKEQMCDAAQALLMSLYEKTVEAILTYEEKIRPITDQVDSYFLERKGKK; this is translated from the coding sequence GTGGACATAGTCGAACTCGAGAAAGGATATCCGGAAACCGAGGCCAAGATCAAGGCTTTAGCCGGGGAATGCGGTAATCAAACGGAGATTATCCGCGGTGCTGTCGTATCGGACACCATCCATTTCATTGGAGATACTCGTAAAATCTCCGAAAAAGAGGGCTATGTGAAGGAACTCCCGGGAGTCACTCGTATTTGGAACGTATCGCTCCCTTATAAGAACATCGCGCGAACGGCAGCTGGTAAGAACGGAGAAGTCGTGCATCGTGAAAACCGAATTGTCGAAGTTAAGGGTCAGGATGGACTCGTTCGCAAATTCGGAACCGGAAAACATATCTTCCTCGTAGGTCCGGATTCTCCTCAGACATACGATCAAACGGTTACTATCGCAAAGCAGGCGGTGGAAATCGGAAAGAAATTCGGAATCTTGGATCGAATTATTTTCCGAGGTGGTGCGTTTAAACCCAGAACCAGACCCACGGATTGGAGAGGAATGGGCTGGGACGGTATCAAACTTTTGGATCGGGTAAAAGAAGAGACGGGACTTCCCTATGTGACCGAGGTAATGGATCATACGATGGCGGAAGAAGTCTCCAAGCACGCGGATATGATCCAGATAGGAACTCGGAACGCTCAGGATTTCGAACTCCTGGAAGCGGTGGGCCGCACCGGGAAGCCCGTCATTTTAAAGAGAGGGTTCGGGAACGAAGCCATCGAATGGTTTTCCGCCGCCGAATATATCGCTAATCAAGGAAATTTGAATATTATTCTTTGTGAAAGAGGGGTCAAAACCCTTTTTATTAAGGAAGGCTACTGTAGAAACACTCCGGATTTAAACGTAATTACCCACGCGAAAAATCAGACGATTTTACCCGTAATTTTCGACCCAAGTCATGTGGCGGGAGACGATAAAATTGTGGTTTCGAATCTTTTGGCCTCCTTACCGTTTAATCCGGACGGTTCGATAACGGAAACTCTTCATGTGGAGGAGTTCCGTAAGGAGCAGATGTGCGACGCAGCCCAAGCCCTTTTGATGAGCTTGTACGAAAAAACCGTCGAAGCGATTCTCACTTACGAGGAAAAAATCAGGCCGATAACCGACCAAGTTGATTCCTATTTTTTGGAACGAAAGGGTAAAAAATAA
- a CDS encoding Hpt domain-containing protein — translation MLIDWSRLESLKQGNDEEDKLWLEEMVRSLRKNMNTRLENIKSFIAEEKPNELKAELHQTKGVAANFGLIGLQTSVTDAEAKLKDGDLTGSLKLCAELPELWEKTKDELAPKFPE, via the coding sequence ATGTTAATAGATTGGTCTCGTTTGGAATCTTTAAAACAGGGAAACGACGAAGAGGACAAGCTTTGGCTGGAAGAGATGGTTCGCTCCCTGCGTAAGAATATGAACACTCGCTTGGAAAATATAAAATCATTCATAGCGGAAGAGAAACCTAACGAGCTAAAGGCTGAATTACATCAAACAAAAGGCGTCGCCGCCAATTTCGGCCTGATCGGATTGCAAACTTCCGTCACCGATGCGGAAGCAAAATTGAAAGACGGGGATTTGACCGGAAGCTTGAAATTATGCGCGGAATTACCGGAACTCTGGGAAAAAACGAAAGACGAATTAGCTCCGAAATTTCCTGAATGA
- the lpxA gene encoding acyl-ACP--UDP-N-acetylglucosamine O-acyltransferase — protein sequence MKIHPTAIVDSKAELHESVEVGAYTIIEKDVVVGEGTIIETGARIFSGTKFGKFNHVYHGAVIGVVPQDLGFDPNTPTKTLIGDNNTFKEYSNIHRGTKTDSPTIIGNRNYIMGNAHVGHDCIVGDDNILTHGLVLAGHVTVGNKAFISGLVAVHQFCFVGDYAMVAGCAKVVQDVPPFTTADGNPCTIIGLNTVGLKRGGFSPEIRAAIKQAYKVIYHSGMNYRQAIEALEKQGNHSPEVQSIIAFFKNSDRGVMDHR from the coding sequence ATGAAAATTCACCCTACAGCCATCGTCGATTCGAAGGCTGAATTGCACGAATCCGTCGAAGTGGGAGCGTATACGATCATCGAAAAGGACGTGGTCGTCGGCGAAGGAACAATTATCGAAACTGGAGCCCGCATTTTCTCCGGAACGAAATTCGGCAAATTTAATCATGTTTATCACGGAGCAGTCATCGGAGTCGTTCCCCAGGATTTAGGGTTCGATCCAAATACCCCGACTAAAACCCTCATCGGTGACAATAACACATTTAAGGAATATTCCAATATCCATCGCGGAACCAAGACCGACTCTCCGACTATAATCGGAAACCGGAACTACATAATGGGGAATGCGCATGTAGGCCACGACTGTATCGTGGGCGACGATAATATTCTAACTCATGGACTGGTGTTGGCCGGTCACGTTACGGTCGGAAATAAAGCGTTTATTTCCGGCTTGGTTGCAGTTCATCAGTTTTGCTTTGTCGGGGACTATGCGATGGTTGCAGGTTGCGCGAAGGTGGTTCAGGATGTTCCGCCGTTTACGACGGCCGACGGTAATCCTTGTACTATTATCGGACTAAATACGGTCGGTTTAAAGCGGGGAGGTTTTTCTCCCGAAATTAGGGCCGCGATTAAACAGGCATATAAAGTCATCTATCATTCCGGAATGAATTATCGTCAGGCGATAGAGGCATTAGAGAAACAAGGAAATCATTCTCCGGAAGTTCAAAGCATTATCGCATTTTTTAAAAACAGCGATCGCGGAGTCATGGATCACCGGTGA
- the galE gene encoding UDP-glucose 4-epimerase GalE: MRILVTGGAGYIGSHVVALLLEKNYEVLIVDNMEKGNEKNLFPKAEFLHGDIHDRGILEKAFSKKIEAVFHFAAWKAAGESMTDPNKYALNNIAGSIQLLTFMEEVGTKNFVFSSSAAVYGAPQYLPLDESHPLQPENYYGYTKLAIEENLRWYDRLKGFKYAALRYFNAAGYDPQGRILGLEKTPANLLPIVMEAAVGMRSQMEVFGTDYDTPDGSCVRDYIHVSDLASAHVLSLEYLLSEGKSLTVNLGTGIGHSVLEILKLAEEVIGKPIPYKISGRRAGDPAKLWAKAELAEKLLGWKCVYSDPKVILETSWKVYKDLL, translated from the coding sequence GTGAGGATCCTCGTTACCGGGGGAGCCGGTTATATAGGAAGTCATGTCGTCGCGCTTCTATTAGAGAAAAATTATGAAGTTCTGATCGTGGATAACATGGAAAAGGGGAATGAGAAGAATCTTTTTCCTAAAGCGGAGTTTTTGCACGGGGACATCCACGACCGCGGAATTTTAGAGAAGGCCTTCTCTAAAAAAATAGAGGCGGTTTTTCATTTTGCCGCATGGAAGGCCGCCGGCGAATCGATGACCGATCCTAATAAATACGCTTTGAATAATATTGCGGGTTCTATTCAGCTTCTGACTTTCATGGAGGAGGTTGGAACGAAAAATTTCGTATTTTCCTCCTCGGCTGCCGTTTACGGCGCCCCGCAGTACCTTCCCTTAGACGAATCTCATCCTTTGCAGCCGGAAAATTATTACGGTTACACGAAGTTGGCCATCGAAGAAAACTTGAGATGGTATGATCGACTGAAAGGGTTTAAATACGCCGCTCTTCGATATTTCAACGCCGCCGGTTACGATCCGCAGGGTAGAATCTTAGGACTTGAAAAAACTCCGGCGAATTTATTACCGATCGTAATGGAGGCGGCCGTCGGGATGAGATCCCAAATGGAGGTATTCGGAACCGATTATGATACTCCTGACGGAAGTTGTGTTCGGGATTATATCCATGTAAGTGATTTGGCTTCGGCTCACGTTTTGAGTTTGGAATATCTTTTGAGCGAAGGCAAATCCTTGACGGTCAATTTAGGAACCGGGATAGGGCATTCAGTATTAGAGATTCTTAAATTAGCTGAAGAAGTGATCGGCAAACCGATCCCGTACAAGATATCCGGTCGTCGCGCGGGCGATCCCGCTAAATTATGGGCAAAGGCGGAACTTGCCGAAAAGCTTCTGGGCTGGAAGTGCGTTTACAGCGATCCTAAGGTGATACTCGAAACTAGCTGGAAAGTTTATAAGGACTTGTTATAG